Proteins encoded by one window of Polaribacter haliotis:
- the fbp gene encoding class 1 fructose-bisphosphatase, with protein sequence MTVKKQTLGEFIIENQHSFKYSSGELSSLLNSIRLAAKVVNHEVNKAGLVDIIGAYGDTNIQGEDQQKLDVYANNKFIQTLTRRNIVCGIASEEEDSFISINSIDENHQNKYIVLIDPLDGSSNIDVNVSVGTIFSIYRRVTPVGTPVQLEDFLQKGSEQVAAGYVVYGTSTMLVYTTGDGVNGFTLNPAIGTFYLSHPNMTFPEDGNMYSVNEGNYLDFPLGVKKYIKYCQEEEGDRPYTSRYIGSLVSDFHRNMIKGGIYMYPKGSRNPNGKLRLLYECNPIAFIAEQANGKSSDGYTRTMDVEPTELHQRVPFICGSKNMVEKLEAFMEEFGE encoded by the coding sequence ATGACTGTAAAAAAACAAACTTTAGGCGAATTTATTATTGAAAACCAACATTCTTTTAAATACAGTTCTGGAGAACTTTCCAGTCTTTTAAACTCTATTAGATTAGCCGCAAAAGTGGTAAACCACGAAGTAAACAAGGCTGGTTTAGTAGATATTATTGGAGCTTATGGCGATACTAATATTCAAGGTGAAGACCAACAAAAATTAGATGTTTATGCAAATAATAAGTTTATTCAAACCTTAACACGTAGAAATATTGTTTGTGGAATTGCGAGTGAAGAAGAAGATAGTTTTATCAGTATTAATAGTATAGACGAGAATCATCAAAATAAATATATTGTTTTAATAGATCCTTTAGATGGTTCTTCTAATATTGATGTAAATGTTTCTGTAGGAACCATTTTTTCAATTTATAGAAGAGTAACTCCTGTTGGTACTCCTGTACAATTAGAAGATTTTTTACAAAAAGGAAGTGAACAAGTTGCTGCTGGTTATGTGGTTTATGGAACTTCTACAATGTTGGTTTATACTACTGGAGATGGTGTAAATGGTTTTACATTAAATCCTGCAATTGGTACATTTTATTTATCGCACCCAAATATGACTTTTCCTGAAGATGGAAATATGTATTCTGTAAACGAAGGAAATTATTTAGATTTTCCTTTAGGTGTAAAAAAATACATAAAATACTGTCAGGAAGAAGAAGGAGACAGACCTTATACAAGTAGATATATTGGTTCTTTGGTTTCCGATTTTCATAGAAATATGATAAAAGGAGGCATTTACATGTATCCAAAAGGTTCTAGAAACCCAAATGGAAAACTACGTTTATTGTATGAATGTAATCCTATTGCTTTTATTGCAGAACAAGCCAATGGAAAATCTTCTGATGGTTATACAAGAACGATGGATGTAGAACCTACTGAATTACACCAAAGAGTTCCTTTTATTTGTGGAAGTAAAAATATGGTGGAAAAATTAGAAGCATTTATGGAAGAATTTGGCGAATAA
- a CDS encoding superoxide dismutase — MAFKLPELGYAYDALEPNIDARTMEIHHSKHHNGYTNNLNNAITGTDLEGKSIEDILTNLDLENKAVRNNGGGFYNHSLFWTVLNPNDRGYLSGELKDAIEAAFGSKEAFIEAFSKAAATQFGSGWAWLCVDKGGKVSVCSTPNQDNPLMPNGCGGTPILGLDVWEHAYYLNYQNRRPDYINAFFNVINWNEVEKRYAAAK; from the coding sequence ATGGCTTTTAAACTACCAGAATTAGGATATGCTTATGATGCTTTAGAACCTAATATTGATGCAAGAACTATGGAAATTCACCACAGTAAACATCATAATGGATATACAAATAATTTAAATAATGCAATTACAGGAACTGATTTAGAAGGAAAATCTATAGAAGATATTTTAACTAATTTAGATTTAGAAAACAAAGCTGTAAGAAATAATGGTGGTGGTTTTTACAATCACTCTTTATTTTGGACAGTTTTAAACCCAAATGATAGAGGTTATTTATCTGGAGAATTAAAAGATGCTATTGAAGCTGCTTTTGGTTCTAAAGAAGCATTTATCGAAGCTTTTTCTAAGGCTGCAGCAACTCAATTTGGTTCTGGTTGGGCTTGGTTATGTGTAGATAAAGGAGGTAAAGTCTCTGTTTGTTCTACGCCAAATCAAGACAATCCTTTAATGCCAAATGGTTGTGGAGGAACTCCAATTTTAGGTTTAGATGTTTGGGAACATGCATATTACTTAAATTACCAAAACAGAAGACCAGATTATATTAATGCGTTTTTTAACGTTATTAACTGGAACGAAGTTGAAAAACGTTACGCAGCTGCAAAGTAA
- a CDS encoding T9SS type A sorting domain-containing protein, which yields MLKPIHYTFLCALFLGIANVFSQATTIIDEDFSSGTLPAGWSNVNNGGTAGQIWQINAARPITAGNFSGNYAILDSDTYGSGSNQNASLLTSTFSADLYETLTLEFDYQYRDYDGGESCVVDVFNGTTWVEVFRKEFGEENYVSLSNGADLESIDIKAAAGTATNAQVRFTYIGVWDYWWAIDNVKVSGDLFVPTNTSHLGPGGVGAIDATSDLILWLDASRNTSLSGTSITGWSDLSGNGNNATPPTTAARPNLITSDVNSYSSIDFDGTNDELRITDNASLDLTSWNFFAVSKADLNKNYNAIFTKGNDSNENYELLTFSNGLFHTPLKYTDASRDSPNSTSGQYSTTNFDVFEYSFSGIGRDVYKNNTSILTDNVNKTPLVNNLDLYIGNERSTTGRFLNGRISELIFYNQPINLAERIIVSNYLSAKFGRTLNTIDFYDEDTSGGNFDHDVAGIGQATDGSNHTDSQGTGIVRIYNPSALGNDEFLIWGRDNKDALTFVSNTSNYQERISTKWRVSKRNDLGNVSFILDLNGIDISGKQSCSNLKLVVDNDSDLLSPTSTYELTDLGGNLYKANNVVFANNDYFTIEYRDLIVLDGTQFYNGSGTANVPDITDDCYKLLVKSTANGSLTLTEDADVREVEIEAGGKLVVNSGFRLQVTNGLEINGDLRLVGDSQLIQTHTGTSLNSGTGNLYKDQNSDLASVYRYNYWSSPVTEVGGTTFSVEGVMKNGTTATSATSTPPDLNFTTNLNGNTSPLTLSSSWIYSYVNGDGGSGGYALKLESGSFNAGEGFLLKSPGAAQNYTFKGAPNDGDISFSIDVDHTSLLGNPYPSAVDANLLFTESTNIAALYFWEHKNELEGSGIEGHYKAGYIGGYGTRNATMGTAATTAVSGTAGLGGETYTAPGRYIPVGQGFFVETVSGLAATVNFKNSQRIYITEAGDSHFFKLGQKSKKQDEKEEGLPFIKVGFEAKDSEGIYLHSQIGISFQEGNTIDYEVGFDSKKYEMGESDIYFKFPNTTDELVIAGIGKITDDLEIPITVKINSTDDTFLMIDDTENINREMFFKDALTNTTYTTEKPIKLEVSNGTYENRFYIVFGKDNTDVDTGKDDEDDDSNDDTTPIDIEFSFYQDYNRKELIITNKFSQFVEKVTLFNLLGQKVVEYSDESVYNRKEISINTDKIASQVYIIHITTKDDVLVKKISLR from the coding sequence ATGCTAAAACCAATACATTATACTTTTTTATGTGCCCTTTTCTTAGGAATTGCAAATGTATTTTCTCAAGCTACAACCATTATAGATGAAGATTTTTCTTCAGGAACCTTACCTGCAGGCTGGTCTAATGTTAATAATGGTGGAACTGCTGGGCAGATTTGGCAAATAAATGCTGCACGTCCCATAACAGCAGGTAATTTTTCTGGGAACTATGCTATTTTAGATAGCGATACTTATGGTTCTGGAAGTAACCAAAATGCCTCGCTTTTAACCAGTACTTTTTCAGCAGACTTATATGAAACTTTAACTTTAGAATTCGATTATCAATACAGAGATTATGATGGTGGAGAATCTTGTGTAGTAGATGTTTTTAATGGAACAACTTGGGTAGAAGTATTCCGAAAAGAATTTGGAGAAGAAAATTATGTGAGTCTATCTAATGGGGCAGATTTAGAAAGTATAGATATAAAAGCAGCAGCAGGAACCGCAACAAATGCTCAAGTACGCTTTACATATATTGGTGTTTGGGATTATTGGTGGGCAATAGATAATGTAAAAGTTTCTGGAGATTTATTTGTACCTACAAACACAAGTCATTTAGGTCCTGGAGGAGTTGGTGCAATAGATGCAACTTCAGATTTAATATTGTGGTTAGATGCTTCTAGAAATACTAGTTTAAGTGGAACAAGTATTACAGGTTGGTCAGATTTATCTGGAAATGGAAATAATGCAACACCACCAACTACTGCAGCAAGACCAAATTTAATAACTTCGGATGTAAATTCTTATTCCTCTATAGATTTTGATGGTACTAACGACGAATTAAGAATAACCGATAATGCCTCTTTAGATTTAACAAGTTGGAACTTTTTTGCAGTTTCTAAAGCGGATCTAAATAAAAATTATAATGCAATTTTCACAAAAGGAAATGATTCTAATGAAAATTACGAACTTCTTACATTTAGTAATGGTCTATTTCATACACCTTTAAAGTATACTGATGCTTCAAGAGATAGCCCAAATTCAACTTCTGGCCAATATTCAACAACAAATTTCGATGTTTTTGAATATTCATTTTCTGGGATAGGAAGAGATGTTTATAAAAATAATACTTCAATTTTAACAGATAATGTAAATAAAACACCTTTGGTAAATAATCTTGATTTATACATTGGTAATGAAAGGTCGACAACAGGTAGGTTTTTAAATGGTAGAATTTCTGAGTTGATTTTTTATAATCAGCCTATAAATTTGGCAGAAAGAATTATTGTTTCAAATTATCTGTCAGCAAAATTTGGAAGAACACTTAACACAATAGACTTTTATGACGAAGATACTTCTGGTGGAAATTTCGATCATGATGTTGCAGGTATTGGTCAGGCAACAGATGGTTCCAATCATACAGATTCTCAAGGAACAGGAATTGTAAGAATATATAATCCAAGTGCTTTAGGAAACGACGAATTTTTAATTTGGGGAAGAGATAATAAAGATGCATTAACATTTGTTTCGAATACAAGTAATTACCAAGAACGTATTTCTACAAAATGGAGAGTAAGCAAAAGAAACGACCTCGGAAATGTAAGTTTTATTTTAGATTTAAATGGAATAGATATCTCAGGGAAACAATCTTGTAGTAATTTAAAATTGGTTGTAGATAATGATAGTGATTTACTATCTCCAACATCGACTTACGAATTAACAGATCTTGGAGGAAATTTATACAAAGCCAATAATGTTGTATTTGCAAACAACGACTATTTTACGATAGAGTATAGAGATTTAATCGTTTTAGATGGAACACAATTTTATAATGGCTCAGGAACTGCTAACGTGCCAGATATTACAGACGATTGTTACAAATTATTGGTAAAATCCACAGCAAATGGATCGCTAACATTAACAGAAGATGCAGATGTTAGAGAAGTGGAAATTGAAGCAGGAGGTAAGTTGGTTGTAAACTCAGGATTTAGATTGCAAGTAACAAACGGCTTAGAAATTAATGGAGATTTAAGATTGGTTGGCGATTCTCAATTAATTCAAACACATACAGGAACTTCTTTAAATTCTGGAACTGGAAACTTATATAAAGATCAAAATAGCGATCTTGCAAGTGTTTATAGATATAATTACTGGTCTTCTCCAGTTACAGAAGTTGGTGGAACCACTTTTTCTGTAGAAGGAGTTATGAAAAACGGAACAACAGCAACCTCTGCAACATCAACTCCACCAGATTTAAATTTTACTACCAATTTAAACGGTAATACAAGTCCGTTAACGTTATCTAGCTCTTGGATTTATAGTTATGTAAATGGAGATGGAGGAAGTGGAGGATATGCTCTTAAATTAGAATCTGGCTCTTTTAATGCAGGTGAAGGTTTTTTATTAAAAAGTCCTGGAGCTGCACAAAATTATACATTTAAAGGAGCTCCCAATGATGGAGATATTTCTTTTTCTATAGATGTAGATCATACAAGTTTATTAGGTAATCCTTATCCATCTGCAGTCGATGCAAATTTACTATTTACAGAAAGTACAAATATAGCAGCATTGTATTTTTGGGAACATAAAAACGAATTGGAAGGAAGTGGTATAGAAGGTCATTACAAAGCAGGATATATTGGAGGTTATGGAACAAGAAATGCAACAATGGGAACAGCAGCAACTACAGCAGTTAGTGGAACTGCTGGTTTGGGAGGAGAAACCTATACTGCTCCAGGAAGATATATTCCTGTGGGTCAAGGATTTTTTGTAGAAACGGTTTCTGGTCTCGCAGCTACTGTTAATTTTAAAAATAGCCAACGTATTTATATTACAGAAGCTGGAGATTCTCATTTTTTCAAATTGGGACAAAAATCAAAAAAACAAGACGAAAAAGAGGAGGGACTTCCATTTATAAAAGTTGGTTTCGAGGCAAAAGACTCAGAAGGTATTTATTTACATTCTCAAATTGGTATTTCTTTTCAGGAAGGAAATACGATAGATTATGAAGTAGGTTTTGATAGTAAAAAATACGAAATGGGTGAATCTGATATTTACTTTAAATTTCCAAACACTACAGACGAATTAGTAATCGCAGGAATTGGAAAAATTACAGACGATTTAGAAATTCCTATTACTGTAAAAATAAATTCTACAGACGATACTTTTTTAATGATAGATGATACAGAAAACATCAATAGAGAAATGTTTTTTAAAGATGCTCTTACAAATACAACTTACACTACAGAAAAACCAATAAAATTAGAAGTTTCAAATGGAACTTATGAAAACCGTTTTTATATTGTTTTCGGTAAAGATAATACTGATGTTGATACAGGGAAAGATGATGAAGATGACGATTCAAATGACGATACAACTCCTATAGATATAGAATTTTCTTTTTATCAAGATTATAACCGTAAAGAATTAATAATAACAAACAAGTTTAGTCAGTTTGTAGAAAAAGTAACACTGTTTAATTTATTAGGTCAAAAAGTTGTAGAGTATTCAGATGAATCTGTTTATAACCGAAAAGAAATTTCAATTAATACAGATAAAATCGCATCTCAAGTTTACATTATTCATATTACAACAAAAGATGATGTTTTAGTAAAAAAAATATCTTTGAGATAA
- a CDS encoding amidophosphoribosyltransferase translates to MSDAIKHECGIALVRLKKPLQFYKDKYGSAFYGINKMYLLMEKQHNRGQDGAGFASIKFNMEPGTRYISRVRSNQSQPIQDIFAQINERLNNVLEENPDKKDDVDWQEKNMPYIGNLFLGHVRYGTFGKNSIESVHPFLRQSNWKHQNLIVAGNFNMTNSKQLLEELIELGQHPKEFTDTVTVMEKIGHFLEDEVAKLYQKAKKKGFTKKNASPYIEENLSLKKVLKRSSKNWDGGYAMAGLVGHGDAFVLRDPNGIRPTYFYEDEEVVVVASERPVIQTVFNVKIEDVKELERGHALIIKKSGKTFIKQVLEPREKKSCSFERIYFSRGSDASIYEERKNLGKLVFPEILKSIESDISNTVFSYIPNTAETSFYGMTEAAEDLLNQQKTAKILAGGKGLSANKVTEILSERPRFEKIAIKDAKLRTFIADDSSRDDLVEHVYDITYGVVKPTDNLVIIDDSIVRGTTLKKSIIRILDRLSPKKIVVVSSAPQIRYPDCYGIDMARIDAFIAFKAAIELLKDTKQEHIIDEVYKKSKAQQTENDTEIINFVKEIYKPFTAKEISAKIAEMLKTKDIKAEVEVIYQTIEGLHEACPDNLGDWYFTGDYPTPGGNRVVNEAFINFYEGNDKRAY, encoded by the coding sequence ATGAGTGACGCTATTAAACATGAATGTGGAATTGCACTTGTTCGATTAAAAAAGCCTTTACAATTTTATAAAGATAAATACGGTTCTGCTTTTTACGGAATTAACAAAATGTATTTATTAATGGAAAAACAACACAATCGTGGACAAGATGGTGCTGGTTTTGCAAGTATAAAGTTTAATATGGAACCTGGTACAAGATACATTAGTAGAGTTCGTTCTAATCAATCGCAACCAATACAAGATATTTTTGCGCAAATAAATGAGCGATTAAATAATGTTTTAGAAGAAAATCCTGATAAAAAAGATGATGTAGACTGGCAAGAAAAAAATATGCCTTACATAGGAAACTTGTTTTTAGGCCATGTTCGTTATGGAACTTTTGGTAAAAATAGTATCGAAAGTGTACACCCATTTTTGCGTCAAAGTAATTGGAAACATCAAAATTTAATAGTTGCAGGGAATTTTAATATGACAAATTCTAAACAGCTTTTAGAAGAATTAATAGAGCTAGGGCAACATCCAAAAGAGTTTACAGATACTGTAACTGTAATGGAAAAAATTGGTCATTTTTTAGAAGATGAAGTGGCTAAACTATATCAAAAAGCGAAGAAAAAAGGATTTACTAAAAAGAACGCTTCACCTTATATAGAAGAAAATTTAAGTCTAAAAAAGGTGTTAAAAAGGTCTTCTAAAAACTGGGATGGTGGTTATGCAATGGCTGGTTTAGTTGGTCATGGAGATGCTTTTGTATTAAGAGACCCAAATGGAATTAGACCAACTTATTTTTATGAAGATGAAGAAGTTGTTGTAGTTGCTTCAGAAAGACCTGTAATTCAAACGGTTTTTAATGTGAAGATAGAAGATGTAAAAGAACTAGAAAGAGGGCATGCATTAATTATTAAAAAAAGCGGAAAAACTTTTATCAAACAAGTTTTAGAACCAAGAGAGAAAAAATCGTGTTCTTTCGAACGTATTTATTTTTCTAGAGGAAGTGATGCTAGTATATACGAAGAGCGTAAAAATTTAGGGAAATTAGTGTTTCCAGAAATCTTAAAATCTATTGAAAGCGATATTTCTAACACTGTATTTTCTTACATTCCAAATACAGCAGAAACATCTTTTTATGGGATGACAGAAGCTGCAGAAGACTTATTAAATCAGCAAAAAACTGCTAAAATTTTAGCGGGAGGAAAAGGACTTTCAGCAAATAAAGTAACAGAAATTTTATCTGAAAGACCACGTTTCGAAAAAATAGCAATTAAAGATGCAAAACTAAGAACCTTTATTGCAGACGATAGTAGTAGAGACGATTTGGTAGAGCATGTTTACGACATTACTTACGGAGTCGTAAAACCAACAGACAATTTGGTAATTATAGACGATAGTATTGTTCGTGGAACAACTTTAAAGAAAAGTATTATTAGAATTTTAGACAGATTGAGTCCTAAAAAAATAGTTGTAGTATCTTCTGCTCCACAGATTCGTTACCCAGATTGTTATGGAATTGATATGGCTAGGATAGATGCTTTTATTGCATTTAAAGCAGCTATTGAGTTGTTAAAAGACACAAAACAAGAGCATATTATAGACGAAGTTTATAAAAAATCGAAAGCACAACAAACAGAAAATGATACAGAAATTATAAATTTTGTAAAAGAAATTTATAAGCCATTTACAGCCAAAGAAATTTCAGCAAAGATTGCAGAAATGTTAAAAACGAAAGACATTAAAGCAGAGGTTGAGGTAATTTATCAAACAATAGAAGGTTTGCATGAAGCATGTCCAGATAATTTAGGAGATTGGTATTTTACTGGAGATTACCCAACACCTGGGGGTAATAGAGTTGTAAACGAGGCGTTTATTAATTTTTATGAAGGAAATGATAAGAGAGCATATTAA
- a CDS encoding PfkB family carbohydrate kinase, whose product MSKLLAVGTVAFDAIETPFGKTDKILGGSGSYIGLSASQFGVKTGVVSVVGGDFPQSYLDMMNSKGINTDGVEIDKNGKTFFWSGKYHNDMNSRDTLITELNVLETFTPVVPDSFKDAGIVMLGNLHPLTQASVLDQMSKRPKLVVLDTMNFWMDIALEDLHTVLKRVDVITINDEEARQLSGEYSLVNAAKKIHTMGPKYVVIKKGEHGALLFNNGKMFFAPALPLAEVFDPTGAGDTFAGGFCGYLAKTEDVSFENMKNAIIYGSNLASFCVEKFGTERMQELTADEVKIRLQAFKELTQFDIELS is encoded by the coding sequence ATGAGTAAATTATTAGCAGTTGGAACTGTTGCATTTGATGCAATTGAAACGCCTTTTGGGAAAACCGATAAAATTTTAGGAGGTTCTGGATCTTATATAGGATTATCAGCATCTCAATTTGGCGTAAAAACAGGTGTAGTTTCTGTTGTTGGAGGAGATTTTCCACAATCGTATTTAGATATGATGAACTCCAAAGGAATAAATACAGATGGAGTTGAGATTGATAAAAACGGAAAAACATTTTTCTGGAGTGGAAAATATCATAATGATATGAATTCACGTGATACTTTAATCACAGAATTAAATGTTTTAGAAACTTTTACACCAGTTGTTCCAGACAGTTTTAAAGATGCAGGTATTGTTATGTTGGGCAATTTACACCCATTAACCCAAGCATCTGTATTAGACCAAATGTCTAAAAGACCAAAATTAGTTGTTTTAGATACAATGAATTTTTGGATGGATATTGCTTTAGAAGATTTACACACTGTTTTAAAAAGAGTAGATGTAATTACGATTAATGATGAAGAAGCTCGCCAACTTTCTGGAGAATATTCTTTAGTAAATGCTGCTAAAAAGATTCATACAATGGGTCCAAAATATGTAGTAATTAAAAAAGGAGAACATGGAGCGTTGTTATTTAACAATGGGAAAATGTTTTTTGCACCAGCTTTACCTTTAGCAGAGGTTTTCGACCCAACAGGAGCAGGAGATACATTTGCAGGAGGTTTTTGTGGGTATTTAGCAAAAACAGAAGACGTTTCTTTCGAAAATATGAAGAACGCAATTATTTACGGCTCTAATTTAGCTTCTTTCTGTGTAGAGAAATTTGGTACAGAACGAATGCAAGAGCTTACAGCAGATGAAGTGAAAATTCGCTTACAAGCGTTTAAAGAATTAACACAATTTGATATAGAATTGTCATAA
- a CDS encoding SufE family protein produces MTIKEIQEEIIDEFSMFDDWMERYEYIIELGKSLPIINEKFKLNENLIKGCQSKVWLYSELEGNKVKFTADSDAILTKGIVALLLRVFSEQKPADILTAETTFIDEIGLKEHLSPTRANGLVSMIKQIKMYAIAQQTKIPN; encoded by the coding sequence ATGACTATCAAAGAAATACAAGAAGAAATTATTGACGAGTTTTCGATGTTCGACGATTGGATGGAACGTTATGAATACATTATAGAACTCGGAAAATCTTTACCAATTATTAATGAAAAGTTTAAATTGAATGAAAATTTAATAAAAGGTTGCCAATCTAAAGTTTGGTTGTATTCTGAATTAGAGGGTAATAAAGTTAAATTTACTGCAGATAGCGATGCTATTTTAACTAAAGGAATTGTGGCATTATTATTGAGGGTCTTCTCCGAACAAAAACCGGCAGATATTTTAACTGCAGAAACTACTTTTATAGACGAAATTGGTTTAAAAGAACATTTATCTCCAACAAGAGCTAATGGTTTGGTTTCTATGATTAAGCAAATAAAAATGTATGCAATTGCCCAACAAACAAAAATACCTAACTAA
- a CDS encoding DUF59 domain-containing protein: MTDKELEEIGDKIVRVLKTIYDPEIPVDIYELGLIYDVFVSDENNAKILMTLTSPNCPVAESLPRDVEEKVKSLKEIKDCEVEITFDPTWTQEMMSEEAKLELGML; the protein is encoded by the coding sequence ATGACTGACAAAGAATTAGAAGAAATTGGAGATAAAATTGTACGTGTTTTAAAAACAATTTACGATCCAGAAATTCCTGTAGATATTTACGAATTAGGTTTAATTTACGATGTTTTTGTCTCTGATGAAAATAACGCAAAAATTTTAATGACTTTAACTTCTCCAAACTGCCCAGTTGCAGAATCTTTACCAAGAGATGTAGAAGAAAAAGTGAAGTCTTTAAAAGAAATTAAAGATTGTGAAGTAGAAATTACGTTCGACCCAACCTGGACACAAGAAATGATGAGCGAAGAAGCAAAGTTAGAATTAGGAATGCTTTAG
- a CDS encoding DUF2480 family protein, with the protein MQEEIINRVATSKLKTFDLEEIYPEGERVLFDVKDWLFQELILKERDFREFVKNHDWSQYKNKFVAITCTVDAIIPSWAFMLVASELTPFANKVVIGNLELLETVLYQELLQFIDFRDFTDVPVIIKGCANKPIPESAYAFLIAKLQPIAKSIMFGEACSTVPLFKAKK; encoded by the coding sequence ATGCAAGAAGAAATTATCAATAGAGTAGCAACAAGTAAATTAAAAACGTTTGATCTAGAGGAGATTTATCCTGAAGGAGAAAGAGTTTTATTTGATGTTAAAGATTGGTTGTTTCAAGAATTAATTTTAAAAGAAAGAGATTTTAGAGAGTTTGTAAAAAACCACGATTGGTCTCAGTATAAAAATAAATTTGTAGCAATTACTTGCACTGTAGATGCAATAATACCTTCTTGGGCATTTATGTTAGTCGCATCCGAATTAACACCTTTTGCAAATAAAGTAGTTATTGGTAACTTAGAATTATTGGAAACAGTTTTGTATCAAGAATTATTACAATTTATAGATTTTAGAGATTTTACAGACGTTCCAGTAATTATAAAAGGTTGCGCAAATAAACCAATCCCAGAATCTGCCTATGCATTTTTAATTGCAAAATTACAACCCATTGCCAAATCAATTATGTTTGGAGAAGCATGTTCCACAGTTCCATTATTTAAAGCAAAAAAATAA
- a CDS encoding DUF3078 domain-containing protein — MFHLNSNFKYLFLTLLLAFSISVNSQQKKVEKKKVPVPKWKIHGRFTFLFNQSAFSNWAAGGQNTVAGNVSINYDFNFKKNKWNWDSRLITGYGLSYLTAKGYRKTNDRFEFNSLLGLKSSKYWFFSYFTNIKTQYTRGFDYSKTPEVSVSDFLSPAYLSFGPGMLWKKSDNLNINIAPATARLTFVNDMFSGKFGVDEGKNSSLSLGFNLSGYYKTNIMTNVELENILTVYSDYLNKPQNVDFEYQANLRFKVNKSIKMHITLHTIFDDNASGRLQYRELFGLGVNYSFHEKVTY, encoded by the coding sequence TTGTTTCACCTTAATTCAAATTTTAAATATTTATTCCTAACGCTACTTCTTGCGTTTTCTATTTCTGTAAACTCACAGCAAAAAAAAGTAGAAAAGAAAAAAGTACCTGTTCCAAAATGGAAAATTCATGGGAGATTTACTTTTCTTTTCAATCAATCTGCCTTTTCTAATTGGGCTGCTGGAGGGCAAAATACAGTTGCTGGTAACGTAAGTATTAATTACGATTTTAATTTCAAAAAAAATAAATGGAACTGGGACAGTAGATTAATAACTGGTTATGGTTTAAGTTATTTAACTGCCAAAGGATATAGAAAAACAAACGATAGATTCGAATTTAACTCTCTTTTAGGATTAAAATCTTCTAAATATTGGTTCTTCTCCTACTTTACAAACATAAAAACACAATACACTAGAGGTTTCGATTATTCTAAAACGCCAGAAGTATCTGTTTCTGATTTTCTATCTCCTGCATATTTAAGTTTTGGACCAGGAATGTTGTGGAAAAAATCGGATAATTTAAATATAAATATTGCTCCTGCAACTGCTAGGCTTACCTTTGTAAACGACATGTTTTCGGGAAAATTTGGAGTTGACGAAGGGAAAAACTCATCACTTAGTTTAGGTTTTAACCTATCTGGTTATTACAAAACAAATATTATGACCAATGTTGAATTAGAAAACATTTTAACAGTTTATTCCGATTATTTAAATAAGCCACAGAATGTAGATTTCGAATATCAAGCAAACCTTAGATTTAAGGTAAATAAAAGTATTAAAATGCACATTACCTTACATACTATTTTCGATGACAATGCTTCTGGAAGATTACAATATCGAGAACTTTTCGGTTTAGGTGTAAATTATAGTTTCCACGAAAAAGTGACTTATTAG